A single window of Salvia splendens isolate huo1 chromosome 8, SspV2, whole genome shotgun sequence DNA harbors:
- the LOC121745256 gene encoding uncharacterized protein C630.12-like isoform X2 has protein sequence MKLTVFLSLFWALNLLYGEWLAYLVPSQWTCSWPHLQRPSNFSPQIGVDYQSSYVKIAVITDPQLMDKTSLPLAPKSLALEVVQFYADLYMRRAFLSSVLPFNPDVILFLGDYFDGSDRLSDEEWQESLGRFKHIFNLNMIQKTSKPKIYYIPGNHDIGYAASYNLKPEIIKRYESEFGARNFKLTIGEVDFIAIDSQTLDGHPQGNFTLDTWGFIENASKDISSTPRVLLTHIPLYRPDWTPCGPHRYSPVINQRINRVDYHQEIVYQNYITEKSTNSLLDLIRPALVLSGHDHDQCTVSHMYNNGHATEHTVGTVSWQQGNLYPSFMLLSAKNSSVSDGITPEDALLTNLCFLPMYLSLFAMTLVVILLWPANEVHIVRKLGSLMVAIRDVLKSFSSAVKVKNEDENVEYEEMWDAEGSMHLIKKTKKVQVVNESSSVERGNAVMRSKARKQDAEAATSEDVSIHIGLGRTNRSRGKVIMWRLLRALRAVTIVAAFNVPLYVLLVFKDWIDK, from the exons ATGAAATTGACGGTGTTTCTGAGCTTGTTTTGGGCGCTGAATTTACTCTATGGAGAGTGGTTGGCGTATTTGGTGCCTTCCCAGTGGACTTGCTCTTGGCCTCATCTTCAACGCCCTTCTAATTTCTCTCCG CAAATTGGAGTTGACTATCAGAGTAGCTATGTGAAAATTGCTGTGATTACAGACCCTCAG CTAATGGATAAAACTTCGCTTCCACTCGCTCCGAAATCACTTGCTCTGGAGGTTGTGCAGTTCTATGCCGATTTGTACATGCGCAGGGCATTCCTCTCCTCTGTATTGCCCTTCAATCCGGATGTCATTCTGTTTTTGGGTGATTATTTTGATGGGAGCGATAGGTTGTCCGATGAAGA ATGGCAGGAATCCTTAGGTCGTTTCAAGCATATTTTCAACCTGAATATGATTCAGAAAAcctcaaaaccaaaaatatacTACATTCCTGGAAACCACGACATTGGATACGCAGCTTCCTACAATCTAAAGCCAGAG ATCATCAAACGCTACGAGAGTGAATTTGGCGCAAGGAACTTTAAATTGACAATCGGAGAAGTGGACTTCATCGCCATCGATTCGCAGACTTTGGATG gTCATCCACAAGGGAACTTCACATTAGATACTTGGGGCTTCATAGAAAATGCGTCTAAAG aTATATCTTCTACGCCAAGGGTTTTATTGACTCACATCCCTTTATATCGGCCAGACTGGACTCCTTGTGGCCCCCACCGATATTCGCCCGTCATCAATCAA CGAATTAACCGTGTTGATTATCATCAAGAGATTGT GTATCAGAATTATATCACTGAAAAATCAACAAATTCTTTACTGGATCTAATAAGACCT GCACTAGTCCTCTCTGGTCATGATCATGATCAATGCACCGTTTCCCATATGTATAACAATGGTCACGCAACAGAG CATACTGTAGGAACTGTAAGCTGGCAACAAGGAAACTTGTACCCTTCTTTTATGCTACTATCTGCAAAGAATTCGTCGGTTTCGGATGGAATCACGCCCGAAGACGCTCTTCTGACTAATCTCTGCTTTCTCCCTAT GTATTTATCTCTCTTTGCAATGACCCTTGTTGTTATCCTCCTTTGGCCAGCCAACGAAGTCCATATAGTACGAAAGCTCGGTAGTCTCATGGTTGCTATCCGAGATGTGCTTAAAAGCTTTAGCAGTGCTGTGAAAGTGAAAAATGAAGACGAAAATGTTGAGTATGAAGAGATGTGGGATGCAGAAGGGTCAATGCATCTCATCAAGAAAACCAAAAAGGTTCAAGTCGTGAACGAGAGCAGCTCGGTCGAGAG GGGGAATGCAGTGATGCGGTCAAAAGCTCGTAAACAGGATGCAGAGGCGGCGACGAGTGAGGATGTGAGTATACATATCGGTTTAGGTAGAACGAACAGATCGAGAGGCAAGGTGATAATGTGGAGATTGTTGCGAGCGCTACGAGCAGTGACTATCGTTGCTGCTTTCAACGTTCCTTTATACGTGTtgctcgtcttcaaagattggATCGACAAATGA
- the LOC121745256 gene encoding metallophosphoesterase 1-like isoform X3: MKLTVFLSLFWALNLLYGEWLAYLVPSQWTCSWPHLQRPSNFSPQIGVDYQSSYVKIAVITDPQLMDKTSLPLAPKSLALEVVQFYADLYMRRAFLSSVLPFNPDVILFLGDYFDGSDRLSDEEWQESLGRFKHIFNLNMIQKTSKPKIYYIPGNHDIGYAASYNLKPEIIKRYESEFGARNFKLTIGEVDFIAIDSQTLDGHPQGNFTLDTWGFIENASKDWTPCGPHRYSPVINQRINRVDYHQEIVYQNYITEKSTNSLLDLIRPALVLSGHDHDQCTVSHMYNNGHATEHTVGTVSWQQGNLYPSFMLLSAKNSSVSDGITPEDALLTNLCFLPMQVHIYIWYLSLFAMTLVVILLWPANEVHIVRKLGSLMVAIRDVLKSFSSAVKVKNEDENVEYEEMWDAEGSMHLIKKTKKVQVVNESSSVERGNAVMRSKARKQDAEAATSEDVSIHIGLGRTNRSRGKVIMWRLLRALRAVTIVAAFNVPLYVLLVFKDWIDK; encoded by the exons ATGAAATTGACGGTGTTTCTGAGCTTGTTTTGGGCGCTGAATTTACTCTATGGAGAGTGGTTGGCGTATTTGGTGCCTTCCCAGTGGACTTGCTCTTGGCCTCATCTTCAACGCCCTTCTAATTTCTCTCCG CAAATTGGAGTTGACTATCAGAGTAGCTATGTGAAAATTGCTGTGATTACAGACCCTCAG CTAATGGATAAAACTTCGCTTCCACTCGCTCCGAAATCACTTGCTCTGGAGGTTGTGCAGTTCTATGCCGATTTGTACATGCGCAGGGCATTCCTCTCCTCTGTATTGCCCTTCAATCCGGATGTCATTCTGTTTTTGGGTGATTATTTTGATGGGAGCGATAGGTTGTCCGATGAAGA ATGGCAGGAATCCTTAGGTCGTTTCAAGCATATTTTCAACCTGAATATGATTCAGAAAAcctcaaaaccaaaaatatacTACATTCCTGGAAACCACGACATTGGATACGCAGCTTCCTACAATCTAAAGCCAGAG ATCATCAAACGCTACGAGAGTGAATTTGGCGCAAGGAACTTTAAATTGACAATCGGAGAAGTGGACTTCATCGCCATCGATTCGCAGACTTTGGATG gTCATCCACAAGGGAACTTCACATTAGATACTTGGGGCTTCATAGAAAATGCGTCTAAAG ACTGGACTCCTTGTGGCCCCCACCGATATTCGCCCGTCATCAATCAA CGAATTAACCGTGTTGATTATCATCAAGAGATTGT GTATCAGAATTATATCACTGAAAAATCAACAAATTCTTTACTGGATCTAATAAGACCT GCACTAGTCCTCTCTGGTCATGATCATGATCAATGCACCGTTTCCCATATGTATAACAATGGTCACGCAACAGAG CATACTGTAGGAACTGTAAGCTGGCAACAAGGAAACTTGTACCCTTCTTTTATGCTACTATCTGCAAAGAATTCGTCGGTTTCGGATGGAATCACGCCCGAAGACGCTCTTCTGACTAATCTCTGCTTTCTCCCTATGCAAGTTCACATCTACATATG GTATTTATCTCTCTTTGCAATGACCCTTGTTGTTATCCTCCTTTGGCCAGCCAACGAAGTCCATATAGTACGAAAGCTCGGTAGTCTCATGGTTGCTATCCGAGATGTGCTTAAAAGCTTTAGCAGTGCTGTGAAAGTGAAAAATGAAGACGAAAATGTTGAGTATGAAGAGATGTGGGATGCAGAAGGGTCAATGCATCTCATCAAGAAAACCAAAAAGGTTCAAGTCGTGAACGAGAGCAGCTCGGTCGAGAG GGGGAATGCAGTGATGCGGTCAAAAGCTCGTAAACAGGATGCAGAGGCGGCGACGAGTGAGGATGTGAGTATACATATCGGTTTAGGTAGAACGAACAGATCGAGAGGCAAGGTGATAATGTGGAGATTGTTGCGAGCGCTACGAGCAGTGACTATCGTTGCTGCTTTCAACGTTCCTTTATACGTGTtgctcgtcttcaaagattggATCGACAAATGA
- the LOC121745256 gene encoding uncharacterized protein C630.12-like isoform X1 produces the protein MKLTVFLSLFWALNLLYGEWLAYLVPSQWTCSWPHLQRPSNFSPQIGVDYQSSYVKIAVITDPQLMDKTSLPLAPKSLALEVVQFYADLYMRRAFLSSVLPFNPDVILFLGDYFDGSDRLSDEEWQESLGRFKHIFNLNMIQKTSKPKIYYIPGNHDIGYAASYNLKPEIIKRYESEFGARNFKLTIGEVDFIAIDSQTLDGHPQGNFTLDTWGFIENASKDISSTPRVLLTHIPLYRPDWTPCGPHRYSPVINQRINRVDYHQEIVYQNYITEKSTNSLLDLIRPALVLSGHDHDQCTVSHMYNNGHATEHTVGTVSWQQGNLYPSFMLLSAKNSSVSDGITPEDALLTNLCFLPMQVHIYIWYLSLFAMTLVVILLWPANEVHIVRKLGSLMVAIRDVLKSFSSAVKVKNEDENVEYEEMWDAEGSMHLIKKTKKVQVVNESSSVERGNAVMRSKARKQDAEAATSEDVSIHIGLGRTNRSRGKVIMWRLLRALRAVTIVAAFNVPLYVLLVFKDWIDK, from the exons ATGAAATTGACGGTGTTTCTGAGCTTGTTTTGGGCGCTGAATTTACTCTATGGAGAGTGGTTGGCGTATTTGGTGCCTTCCCAGTGGACTTGCTCTTGGCCTCATCTTCAACGCCCTTCTAATTTCTCTCCG CAAATTGGAGTTGACTATCAGAGTAGCTATGTGAAAATTGCTGTGATTACAGACCCTCAG CTAATGGATAAAACTTCGCTTCCACTCGCTCCGAAATCACTTGCTCTGGAGGTTGTGCAGTTCTATGCCGATTTGTACATGCGCAGGGCATTCCTCTCCTCTGTATTGCCCTTCAATCCGGATGTCATTCTGTTTTTGGGTGATTATTTTGATGGGAGCGATAGGTTGTCCGATGAAGA ATGGCAGGAATCCTTAGGTCGTTTCAAGCATATTTTCAACCTGAATATGATTCAGAAAAcctcaaaaccaaaaatatacTACATTCCTGGAAACCACGACATTGGATACGCAGCTTCCTACAATCTAAAGCCAGAG ATCATCAAACGCTACGAGAGTGAATTTGGCGCAAGGAACTTTAAATTGACAATCGGAGAAGTGGACTTCATCGCCATCGATTCGCAGACTTTGGATG gTCATCCACAAGGGAACTTCACATTAGATACTTGGGGCTTCATAGAAAATGCGTCTAAAG aTATATCTTCTACGCCAAGGGTTTTATTGACTCACATCCCTTTATATCGGCCAGACTGGACTCCTTGTGGCCCCCACCGATATTCGCCCGTCATCAATCAA CGAATTAACCGTGTTGATTATCATCAAGAGATTGT GTATCAGAATTATATCACTGAAAAATCAACAAATTCTTTACTGGATCTAATAAGACCT GCACTAGTCCTCTCTGGTCATGATCATGATCAATGCACCGTTTCCCATATGTATAACAATGGTCACGCAACAGAG CATACTGTAGGAACTGTAAGCTGGCAACAAGGAAACTTGTACCCTTCTTTTATGCTACTATCTGCAAAGAATTCGTCGGTTTCGGATGGAATCACGCCCGAAGACGCTCTTCTGACTAATCTCTGCTTTCTCCCTATGCAAGTTCACATCTACATATG GTATTTATCTCTCTTTGCAATGACCCTTGTTGTTATCCTCCTTTGGCCAGCCAACGAAGTCCATATAGTACGAAAGCTCGGTAGTCTCATGGTTGCTATCCGAGATGTGCTTAAAAGCTTTAGCAGTGCTGTGAAAGTGAAAAATGAAGACGAAAATGTTGAGTATGAAGAGATGTGGGATGCAGAAGGGTCAATGCATCTCATCAAGAAAACCAAAAAGGTTCAAGTCGTGAACGAGAGCAGCTCGGTCGAGAG GGGGAATGCAGTGATGCGGTCAAAAGCTCGTAAACAGGATGCAGAGGCGGCGACGAGTGAGGATGTGAGTATACATATCGGTTTAGGTAGAACGAACAGATCGAGAGGCAAGGTGATAATGTGGAGATTGTTGCGAGCGCTACGAGCAGTGACTATCGTTGCTGCTTTCAACGTTCCTTTATACGTGTtgctcgtcttcaaagattggATCGACAAATGA